CAAGAGGATGCGACAATAGCGGTAGCCGACCTTGCGAAGAAGGTCGGGCTATCGACGACACCTTGCTGGCGACGTGTCCAGAAGCTGGAAGAAGAGGGGGTTATCCGAAAGCGCGTGGCGCTGCTCGATCCCGTCAAGATCAATGCGCGCGTAACCGTGTTCGTATCGATACGCACGAATTCCCATTCCATCGAGTGGCTCAAGCGCTTTTCCGAGGTGGTCGGCGAGTTTCCGGAGGTTGTCGAGTTCTACCGCATGAGCGGGGACGTGGATTACCTGTTGCGTGTCGTCGTGCCGGATATCGCGGCCTATGACGCGTTCTACCAGCGGCTGATCTCGAAGATCGAGATCCGCGATGTCTCCTCGGCCTTCGCGATGGAGCAGATCAAGTACACCACAGAGATGCCGCTCGACTACATGGTGCTCGCCAAGGCGTGAATTGACTTCCGTCAATGCGCTTCGTCCGATACATATTCAAAATAAGATATATTCAGAGGAGGAAGTGTTCATGACTTTCAGAACAATGGCGTCCGTCGGCGGAGCGTTCATGTTGACGGTGGCATCGGTTCTCGCAGCGGGTTCCGCGCATGCTGCAGGCGATGACGTAGAGATGCGGGAGACCGATGCGGCATTTGCCGACGTGGCGCAGGCGGTGAGCGACGCAATCATCAACCGGGGATACAACATAGACTATCACGGGTTCATCGGCGACATGCTGAAGCGCACAGCCGGCGATGTCGGCGCGAACAAGGAACTATACAAGGATGCGGAATTCTTCACGTTCTGCTCCGCCGTGGTTTCCCGAAAAGTCATGGAAGCCGATATCAACGATATCGCCTATTGTCCCTACGTGGTTTTCGTCTACGAGGCGGCTGCGGCGCCAGGCAAGGTAAAGGTAGGTTTCCGCCGCCTTCCTGACGGCGGAGCGCGCGATCAGGTCAACGCCTTGCTGGCCGAGATAATCGATGAGGCGGCCGAATAGCAGGGACGTAGCGGGCAGGAAGGCGGGCGCCCTTCTTCCGCTCATGCGGTGGCGTGGCGCCGCCGGATATCATCGCCAAACCCGTGTGCGGGTCATCACTGCGATCGGGCTGTTCGCCGTCGGTCAGCCGATGGTATCGATCTTTTGCAGCCGGGCCAGCAATGACGAGGTGTCCCATCGCTTGCCTCCCATGGCCTGTATTTCCTTGTAAAACTGGTCGACAAGCGCGGTGACCGGAAGCGAAGCGCCATTGTTGTTCGCTTCCTGCAGGACGATCGCGAGGTCCTTGCGCATCCAGTCCACGGCGAAGCCGTGCTCATATTCGCCTGCGATCATAGTCTTGTGACGGTTTTCCATCTGCCACGAGCCGGCAGCGCCCTTTGAGATGACATCAATCACCTTCTGCATGTCGAGACCGGCCTTGAGGCCGAAGTTGATGCCTTCCGCAAGTCCCTGAACAAGGCCCGCTATGCAAATCTGGTTGACCATTTTCGTCAACTGGCCTGCGCCCGTGGGTCCCATCAGGCCGACCATGCGGGCATAGCTCTCGATTACGGGTTTCGCCCTATCAAAGACTTCCTGGTCGCCGCCACACATGACCGTCAAGACGCCGTTCACCGCGCCGGCCTCGCCGCCGGAGACGGGGGCGTCGATGAAACCGAACTCGGCCTTGTCGGCGGCCGCCCGCAACTCGCGCGCCACTTCGGCAGAGGCCGTCGTGTTGTCGATGAAAATCGAGCCGGGCATCATGCCAGCAAATGCGCCGCTTTCGCCAATCGTCACCGAGCGAAGGTCGTCGTCATTGCCGACGCAGGCGAAAACAAAATCGGCACCCACAGCAGCCTCCTTTGGCGTGTCGGCCAGGGTGCCGCCGAACTCTCCGACCCATTTCTCGGCCTTGGAGCGTGTCCGATTATAGACGGTAACGTCATGACCTCCCTTTTTCGCGAGGTGGCCGGCCATGTGATAGCCCATCACGCCAAGTCCGATGAACGCCGCCTTTGCCATGCCGAAATTCCTCCGTCTTTCACCCATCTGCCTGCTCACGGTGGCGAGCAGTTCGCCTGATTACAGGATTTGCGCGCAGGATTGACCTGCTAGCGCTTGAGATGCCGCGTCAACCGGCCCTCCAGCCAATTCCAGACATTACGCAATGTTTCCACCATGATGAAGTAGAACACTGCCGCCCAGATATACATCTGGAAATCATACGTGCGCGAGAATGCGCGCCTCGTTTCTCCCATAAGGTCGAAGACCGTGACCAAGGCAACGATCGCCGATCCCTTGATCATCAAGATGATCTCGTTGCCGTAGGGGCGGAGGGCGACGATCAACGCCTGAGGAAGGATGACTTTTCGGAAGGTCTGAAGCCTGTTGAGTCCGAGCGCCTCTGCGCCTTCCCACTGACCGCGCGGCACGCTCTCGATTGCCCCACGCAGTATCTCCGCCTGGTATGCGGCCGTGTTCAGGGTGAAGGCGAAGAGGGCGCAGTACCACGCATCGCGGAAGAACCCCCATAGGCCTATCGCCTCGAGTTGCGGACGAAACGATCCGAGGCCGTAATAGATCAGAAACAACTGCGCGATGAGCGGTGTGCCGCGGAATACATAGACATATGCGAAGGCCATCCGGCTGACGAGCGGATTCCCCGACATCCGCCCAAAGGCGACGGGCAGGGAGACGATCGCACCGATGGCGATCGACAGGCCGACGAGCGTCAGCGTGACGACCAAGCCGT
This portion of the Oricola thermophila genome encodes:
- a CDS encoding Lrp/AsnC family transcriptional regulator; translation: MDKLDRRILGILQEDATIAVADLAKKVGLSTTPCWRRVQKLEEEGVIRKRVALLDPVKINARVTVFVSIRTNSHSIEWLKRFSEVVGEFPEVVEFYRMSGDVDYLLRVVVPDIAAYDAFYQRLISKIEIRDVSSAFAMEQIKYTTEMPLDYMVLAKA
- a CDS encoding ABC transporter permease, which gives rise to MSAVLESFAPAEPAPPEPPKKWTPARITGNALMALWIAAAIGLVIYLVSAWDIEKALRYGPKYRDGLVVTLTLVGLSIAIGAIVSLPVAFGRMSGNPLVSRMAFAYVYVFRGTPLIAQLFLIYYGLGSFRPQLEAIGLWGFFRDAWYCALFAFTLNTAAYQAEILRGAIESVPRGQWEGAEALGLNRLQTFRKVILPQALIVALRPYGNEIILMIKGSAIVALVTVFDLMGETRRAFSRTYDFQMYIWAAVFYFIMVETLRNVWNWLEGRLTRHLKR
- a CDS encoding NAD(P)-dependent oxidoreductase, with translation MAKAAFIGLGVMGYHMAGHLAKKGGHDVTVYNRTRSKAEKWVGEFGGTLADTPKEAAVGADFVFACVGNDDDLRSVTIGESGAFAGMMPGSIFIDNTTASAEVARELRAAADKAEFGFIDAPVSGGEAGAVNGVLTVMCGGDQEVFDRAKPVIESYARMVGLMGPTGAGQLTKMVNQICIAGLVQGLAEGINFGLKAGLDMQKVIDVISKGAAGSWQMENRHKTMIAGEYEHGFAVDWMRKDLAIVLQEANNNGASLPVTALVDQFYKEIQAMGGKRWDTSSLLARLQKIDTIG
- a CDS encoding DUF302 domain-containing protein, encoding MTFRTMASVGGAFMLTVASVLAAGSAHAAGDDVEMRETDAAFADVAQAVSDAIINRGYNIDYHGFIGDMLKRTAGDVGANKELYKDAEFFTFCSAVVSRKVMEADINDIAYCPYVVFVYEAAAAPGKVKVGFRRLPDGGARDQVNALLAEIIDEAAE